One stretch of Ananas comosus cultivar F153 linkage group 6, ASM154086v1, whole genome shotgun sequence DNA includes these proteins:
- the LOC109712215 gene encoding transcription elongation factor B polypeptide 3, which translates to MEHERKRIPTLVELCTRKAIDNLRYLGDVGELDLYLLKDIVAHCTVDQLAHIENSTKGRDLSPVTDSLWKRFYEQQFGVESTNLAIKRMKQKHVFFKWKQLYEAKTKEREEAQNRVAEKLKQRYAESLAQKQSRQIRICSKIPPSGGKRSFWGGGASSTISNFKSPLMKKAKIECLNSPEAKIHATMRKNALQRNNLTFKSAPSPVKPNNLRGMDPSASSKAAKPAVRK; encoded by the exons ATGGAACACGAGAGGAAGAGGATTCCGACATTGGTGGAGCTATGCACTCGCAAGGCGATCGACAATCTTAGGTATTTGGGCGATGTCGGCGAATTGGATCTGTATCTGTTGAAAGATATCGTGGCTCACTGCACCGTGGACCAACTCGCGCATATCGAGAATTCGACCAAA GGAAGGGATCTCAGTCCGGTGACCGATAGCTTGTGGAAGAGATTTTACGAGCAACAGTTTGGAGTCGAAAGCACGAATCTTGCTATCAAGAGGATGAAACAGAAGCACGTATTTTTCAAGTGGAAACAGCTATACGAG GCAAAGACTAAGGAGCGGGAAGAAGCTCAGAATCGGGTAGCTGAGAAACTTAAACAGAGATATGCAGAAAGTTTGGCTC AGAAACAAAGTAGACAAATCAGAATATGTTCTAAAATCCCACCTTCGGGTGGTAAAAGAAGCTTCTGGGGAG GCGGTGCTTCTAGCACCATCTCCAATTTCAAGAGCCCCCTGATGAAAAAGGCAAAGATCGAGTGCCTTAATAG TCCAGAGGCAAAAATACATGCAACCATGCGGAAAAATGCCTTGCAAAGAAACAATCTGACTTTTAAAAG CGCCCCTTCTCCGGTTAAACCAAACAATCTTCGTGGAATGGATCCATCGGCCAGTTCAAAAGCAGCAAAACCTGCGGTGAGAAAATAG
- the LOC109712072 gene encoding 3-oxoacyl-[acyl-carrier-protein] synthase 3 A, chloroplastic-like, with product MANATGVVAPHATCLRVRIRGRPLVGLLRSPASANARGAPLRAAADGGGEDRALGTASAKPRLPRLVGMGSKLVGCGSAVPKLMVSNDDLAKIVDTSDEWISVRTGIRNRRVLTGDETLSGLAMEAAKGALHMAQVDPDDVDLLIMCTSTPDDRFGCGARVQRDLGCKNAWAFDTTAACSGFVVGLITATRFIKGGGFQNILVIGADALSRCVDWTDRGTCILFGDAAGAVLVQACNGDEDGFLGFDVNSDGNGQKHLNAVAKEDGADALLNSNGAPLFPPKKSSFSFIQMNGKEVFRFAVRCVPQSIESALEEAGLSTSSIDWLLLHQANQRIIDAVASRLQIPGEKVISNLANYGNTSAASIPLALDEAVRSGKVKAGDTIAAAGFGAGLTWGSVIMRWG from the exons ATGGCGAACGCCACGGGAGTCGTCGCGCCCCACGCGACGTGCCTCCGCGTGAGGATTCGGGGGCGCCCCCTCGTAGGGCTCCTTCGGTCTCCCGCTTCCGCCAATGCGCGCGGGGCCCCGCTCCGCGCCGCCGCGGACGGGGGCGGCGAGGATCGCGCCCTCGGAACCGCGTCCGCAAAACCGCGCTTGCCGAG ACTAGTAGGAATGGGTTCAAAGCTTGTTGGATGCGGATCGGCTGTGCCAAAACTTATGGTTTCCAATGACGACCTTGCAAAAATTGTCGATACATCGGATGAGTGGATCTCTGTTCGCACCGGGATTCGTAATCGACGAGTGTTGACAG GGGATGAAACATTGAGTGGGCTTGCGATGGAGGCAGCAAAGGGGGCTCTTCATATGGCTCAAGTAGATCCGGATGATGTTGACCTTCTCATCATGTGCACATCCACTCCAGATGATCGTTTCGGATGTGGTGCTCGG GTCCAAAGAGACTTAGGTTGCAAAAATGCTTGGGCATTTGATACGACAGCTGCCTGTAGTGGGTTTGTTGTGGGACTAATCACAGCCACTCGTTTTATCAAAG GTGGTGGATTTCAGAATATCCTAGTGATAGGTGCAGATGCTCTTTCTCGTTGTGTGGATTGGACGGATAGAGGTACATGCATTCTTTTCGGTGATGCCGCTGGTGCCGTATTGGTCCAG GCATGCAATGGTGATGAAGATGGCTTTCTAGGCTTTGACGTGAACAGCGATGGCAATGGTCAAAA GCATCTAAATGCCGTAGCCAAGGAGGATGGTGCTGATGCACTCTTAAACAGCAACGGTGCACCACTTTTTCCTCCCAAGAAATCGTCCTTCTCTTTTATCCAAATGAATGGAAAGGAGGTCTTTCGATTCGCAGTGCGGTGCGTACCGCAGTCCATTGAATCCGCGCTCGAAGAAGCCGGCCTTTCTACTTCTAGCATTGATTGGTTGTTACTTCATCAG GCGAATCAGCGAATCATAGATGCAGTTGCCAGCCGATTGCAGATCCCTGGAGAAAAGGTCATCTCAAATTTGGCCAACTATGGTAATACTAGTGCTGCATCTATTCCTTTGGCATTGGATGAAGCGGTCCGGAGTGGCAAGGTGAAGGCCGGTGATACGATTGCGGCTGCTGGTTTTGGAGCCGGGCTTACATGGGGTTCGGTGATCATGAGGTGGGGTTAG
- the LOC109712029 gene encoding NAP1-related protein 2-like isoform X2 → MVADKGKKTKVAENEEADHVDGELVLSIEKLQEIQDELEKVNEVASDKVLEVEQKYNEIRRPVYLRRNEIIKSIPDFWLTAFLSHPALSELITEEDQKNFSPNPYFEDTKLIKTYSFTEEGTTNISGTAIKWKEGMDLANGDAHEKKGSKRPFAEESFFSWFSETQQKNLSDGVDEVAEIIKEDLWPNPLKYFNNEADEDFDGEEDDDEEGSGDEDGDQDDDEDDNDDEDN, encoded by the exons ATGGTGGCGGACAaggggaagaagacgaaggtCGCGGAGAACGAAGAAGCCGATCATGTCGACGGGGAGCTCGTGCTATCGATTGAAAAGCTACAGGAGATACAGGATGAGCTCGAGAAG GTTAATGAGGTGGCAAGTGATAAAGTTTTGGAGGTAGAGCAGAAATATAATGAGATTCGCAGACCTGTCTATTTAAGACGGAATGAGATTATCAAATCCATCCCGGACTTCTGGTTAACTGCG TTTCTTAGTCATCCTGCTCTTTCTGAACTCATCACTGAAGAAGACCAGAAG AACTTCTCCCCTAACCCCTACTTTGAAGACACAAAGCTGATAAAGACATATTCATTCACTGAGGAAGGAACAACCAATATAAGTGGCACGGCTATTAAATGGAAGGAGGGTATG GATCTTGCTAACGGTGATGCACATGAGAAGAAGGGGAGCAAGCGACCTTTTGCAGAAGAgag TTTCTTTAGCTGGTTCAGTGAGACGCAACAGAAAAATCTTTCAGATGGAGTTGATGAG GTAGCTGAGATAATCAAGGAAGATTTGTGGCCGAATCCATTGAAGTACTTCAATAAT GAGGCTGATGAGGATTTTGATGGGGAGGAGGATGACGACGAAGAG GGATCTGGAGACGAGGATGGAGATCAGGATGACGACGAAGACGATAATGACGACGAAGACAACTAA
- the LOC109712029 gene encoding NAP1-related protein 2-like isoform X1: MVADKGKKTKVAENEEADHVDGELVLSIEKLQEIQDELEKVNEVASDKVLEVEQKYNEIRRPVYLRRNEIIKSIPDFWLTAFLSHPALSELITEEDQKIFKFLASLDVEDSKDVKSGYSIIFNFSPNPYFEDTKLIKTYSFTEEGTTNISGTAIKWKEGMDLANGDAHEKKGSKRPFAEESFFSWFSETQQKNLSDGVDEVAEIIKEDLWPNPLKYFNNEADEDFDGEEDDDEEGSGDEDGDQDDDEDDNDDEDN; this comes from the exons ATGGTGGCGGACAaggggaagaagacgaaggtCGCGGAGAACGAAGAAGCCGATCATGTCGACGGGGAGCTCGTGCTATCGATTGAAAAGCTACAGGAGATACAGGATGAGCTCGAGAAG GTTAATGAGGTGGCAAGTGATAAAGTTTTGGAGGTAGAGCAGAAATATAATGAGATTCGCAGACCTGTCTATTTAAGACGGAATGAGATTATCAAATCCATCCCGGACTTCTGGTTAACTGCG TTTCTTAGTCATCCTGCTCTTTCTGAACTCATCACTGAAGAAGACCAGAAG attttcaaatttttggctTCATTAGATGTTGAGGATTCTAAAGACGTGAAATCAGGCTATTCCATTATATTT AACTTCTCCCCTAACCCCTACTTTGAAGACACAAAGCTGATAAAGACATATTCATTCACTGAGGAAGGAACAACCAATATAAGTGGCACGGCTATTAAATGGAAGGAGGGTATG GATCTTGCTAACGGTGATGCACATGAGAAGAAGGGGAGCAAGCGACCTTTTGCAGAAGAgag TTTCTTTAGCTGGTTCAGTGAGACGCAACAGAAAAATCTTTCAGATGGAGTTGATGAG GTAGCTGAGATAATCAAGGAAGATTTGTGGCCGAATCCATTGAAGTACTTCAATAAT GAGGCTGATGAGGATTTTGATGGGGAGGAGGATGACGACGAAGAG GGATCTGGAGACGAGGATGGAGATCAGGATGACGACGAAGACGATAATGACGACGAAGACAACTAA
- the LOC109712137 gene encoding sphinganine C4-monooxygenase 1-like, with product MVITYKESDKKKFFGRWCLVQTCDFGSENGKLEGGGDSECALIFSERDRENIERLEITGVGDPTGRGLGFSYVRVTPKAPISNSTAKKKSAAARGGSTVTGTDADLRRLSMDAAREISRSDDNTTSPNVHTPPLVIVRQFFVGMFVIDTWQYFWHRYMHVNKFLYRHIHSWHHRLIVPYAFGSQYNHPLEGLILDTLGGALAYLLSGMSARTSIFFFSFSTIKGIDDHCGLWLPGNIFHMFFWNNTAYHDIHHQLFGTKYNFSQPFFITWDKIFRTHMPYTLEKRPDGGLEARPISKR from the exons ATGGTCATCACATATAAAGAAAGCGATAAGAAAAAATTCTTTGGAC GATGGTGCCTGGTTCAAACCTGTGATTTTGGTAGTGAAAATGGAAAATTAGAAGGAGGCGGTGATTCTGAATGTGCCCTAATTTTCAGTGAAAGG GACCGGGAAAATATAGAACGGTTGGAAATTACAGGTGTTGGTGATCCAACCGGTCGTGGACTAGGATTTAGCTATGTCCGTGTTACTCCTAAAGCACCTATTTCGAATTCGACTGCTAAAAAGAAGTCAGCTGCTGCACGAGGGGGGTCAACAGTGACTGGCACTGATGCTGATCTACGCAGATTGAGCATGGATGCAGCACGCGAG aTAAGCAGATCGGACGATAACACGACGAGCCCAAATGTACACACTCCACCGCTCGTCATTGTGCGGCAGTTCTTCGTCGGTATGTTCGTGATTGACACCTGGCAGTACTTCTGGCACAGATACATGCACGTGAACAAGTTCTTGTACCGCCATATCCACTCTTGGCACCACCGCCTCATTGTGCCCTACGCCTTCGGTAGCCAATACAACCACCCTCTCGAAGGCCTCATACTGGACACCCTCGGCGGAGCCTTGGCTTACCTCCTCTCGGGGATGTCCGCAAGAAcgtccatcttcttcttctccttctccaccaTCAAAGGCATTGACGACCACTGCGGGCTGTGGCTTCCTGGGAACATCTTTCACATGTTCTTCTGGAACAACACCGCGTACCACGATATCCACCACCAGTTATTCGGTACTAAGTATAATTTCTCGCAGCCGTTCTTCATTACCTGGGATAAGATATTCAGGACTCACATGCCCTACACGCTTGAAAAGAGGCCAGATGGGGGTTTGGAGGCGAGACCAATTTCGAAACGCTAG